A stretch of Prunus dulcis chromosome 6, ALMONDv2, whole genome shotgun sequence DNA encodes these proteins:
- the LOC117631345 gene encoding dof zinc finger protein DOF2.4-like — protein sequence MVFSSIPAYLDPSNWQQQPNHHHLTGTTSNINNNNNNSHLLPPPPPPSNPHGGGSGAGGVGSIRPGSMADRARMANIPLPEPALKCPRCESTNTKFCYFNNYSLSQPRHFCKTCRRYWTRGGALRNVPVGGGCRRNKRSKGSSSSASKSPVSSSDRPTGSAGSPGPANIGLNNTASTADNNIMMSPQIPPLRFMSPFATDMALNYGMNVNNYGGGGGVGDMNSFHQMGSGLGSIGGSLFNFQQQTPSFPFLTAGGGLDPSPAAAGMMFESSGVEVTGYNQVRPRAPSGHGVAGMNSQMAAVKMELESQQHHQNQNQSQNQELNLSRQLMGMSSGNDQYWGNGSGAGGGGTSNTAWTDLSGFSSTTSTPSNNINNPL from the exons ATGGTTTTTTCCTCCATTCCAGCTTATCTTGATCCATCCAACTGGCAACAG CAACCAAATCATCATCACTTAACAGGAACCACCAGCAAcataaacaacaacaacaacaattctCACCTCCTTCCACCTCCGCCACCGCCTTCAAACCCTCATGGCGGCGGCAGTGGCGCAGGTGGTGTGGGCTCGATCAGGCCAGGCTCCATGGCAGATCGAGCCCGCATGGCCAACATCCCGCTCCCAGAACCGGCACTAAAATGCCCCAGGTGCGAGTCCACCAACACCAAGTTCTGCTACTTCAACAACTACAGCCTCTCCCAGCCCCGCCATTTCTGCAAGACCTGCCGAAGGTACTGGACACGGGGCGGCGCGCTGAGAAACGTTCCCGTGGGAGGCGGCTGCAGGAGGAACAAAAGAAGCAAAGGAAGCAGCAGCAGCGCCTCCAAGTCCCCGGTCAGCAGCTCGGACCGGCCAACCGGTTCGGCCGGTTCACCAGGTCCAGCAAATATTGGCTTAAACAACACCGCAAGCACAGCAGATAATAATATTATGATGAGCCCACAAATCCCACCGCTGCGTTTCATGTCGCCTTTTGCCACCGACATGGCCTTAAATTATGGCATGAACGTTAACAATTATGGCGGCGGCGGGGGAGTAGGAGACATGAACAGTTTTCATCAGATGGGGAGCGGCCTAGGGAGTATCGGTGGGTCGCTCTTTAATTTCCAGCAGCAAACGCCGTCGTTTCCCTTCTTGACAGCTGGCGGCGGGCTGGACCCTTCGCCAGCGGCTGCGGGGATGATGTTCGAGAGCAGTGGAGTTGAGGTGACGGGTTACAATCAGGTGCGGCCGAGAGCACCGTCTGGTCACGGTGTTGCGGGGATGAACTCTCAGATGGCTGCGGTCAAGATGGAGTTAGAAAGTCAACAacatcatcaaaatcagaatCAAAGTCAAAACCAGGAGTTGAATTTGTCGAGGCAGTTGATGGGGATGAGCTCCGGAAATGATCAGTATTGGGGTAATGGCAGCGGCGCCGGCGGTGGCGGCACTAGTAATACTGCATGGACTGATCTTTCTGGGTTTAGCTCTACAACTTCCACACCTAGCAACAATATTAATAATCCCCTATAA